The following proteins are encoded in a genomic region of Sparus aurata chromosome 23, fSpaAur1.1, whole genome shotgun sequence:
- the col1a1a gene encoding collagen, type I, alpha 1a isoform X1: MFSFVDMRLALLLSAAVLLVRAQGEDDRTGSSCTLDGQVFADRDVWKPEPCQICVCDSGTVMCDEVICEDTTDCPNPVIPHDECCPICPDDGFQEPEGPKGERGPKGDRGLPGPPGNDGIPGQPGPAGPPGPPGPPGLGGNFSPQMSGGYDDKSPAMPVPGPMGPMGPRGPPGSPGASGPQGFTGPPGEPGEPGPSGAMGPRGPAGPPGKNGEDGESGKPGRGGERGPSGPQGARGFPGTPGLPGIKGHRGFSGLDGAKGDSGPAGPKGEAGSPGENGTPGAMGPRGLPGERGRAGANGAAGARGNDGAAGAAGPPGPTGPAGPPGFPGGPGAKGEAGPQGARGAEGPAGSRGEPGNPGPAGAAGPSGNPGADGAPGAKGSPGAAGVAGAPGFPGPRGPSGPQGAAGAPGPKGNTGEVGAPGAKGEAGAKGEAGAPGVQGPPGPSGEEGKRGARGEPGAAGGRGAPGERGAPGGRGFPGSDGAAGPKGANGERGSPGVVGPKGATGEPGRSGEPGLPGAKGMTGSPGSPGPDGKTGAAGAPGQDGRPGPPGSVGARGQPGVMGFPGPKGAAGEPGKPGERGVMGPTGLTGAPGKDGDVGAQGPAGPAGPAGERGEQGPAGGPGFQGLPGPQGSVGETGKPGEQGLPGEAGAPGPAGARGDRGFPGERGAPGPVGPAGARGSPGSAGNDGAKGDAGAPGAPGAQGAPGLQGMPGERGAAGLPGLRGDRGDQGAKGTDGAPGKDGARGLTGPIGLPGPAGATGDKGEPGAAGPLGPAGARGAPGERGEAGPPGPAGFAGPPGADGQPGAKGEAGDNGAKGDSGPPGAAGPTGAPGPQGPVGNTGAKGARGPAGPPGATGFPGAAGRVGPPGPSGNPGPPGPAGPSGKEGPKGNRGETGPAGRPGELGAAGPPGTPGEKGSPGAEGSSGSPGLPGPQGIAGQRGIVGLPGQRGERGFPGLPGPSGEVGKQGPSGPGGERGPPGPMGPPGLAGAPGEPGREGTPGNEGSAGRDGAPGPKGDRGETGPSGAPGAPGPPGAPGPVGPAGKSGDRGETGPAGPAGAAGPAGPRGPAGPAGLRGDKGETGEAGERGMKGHRGFTGMQGPPGPAGASGETGPAGTAGPAGPRGPSGSAGSPGKDGMSGLPGPTGPPGPRGRSGEMGPAGPPGPPGPPGAPGAPGGGFDLGFIAQPQEKAPDPYRMFRADDANVLRDRDLEVDSTLKSLSQQIEQIRSPDGTRKNPARTCRDLKMCHPDWKSGEYWIDPDQGCTQDAIKVYCNMETGETCVSPTQREIAKKNWYTSKNIKEKKHVWFGEAMNGGFQFEYGSEGSQPEDVNIQMTFLRLMSTEASQNITYHCKNSIAYMDASTSNLKKAVHLGGSNEIEIRAEGNSRFTYSVLEDGCTSHTGTWGKTVIEYKTSKTSRLPIIDIAPMDVGAPDQEFGLEVGPVCFL; the protein is encoded by the exons ATGTTCAGCTTTGTGGATATGCGGCTGGCGCTGCTGCTCAGCGCAGCGGTGCTCCTGGTCAGAGCGCAGGGCGAGGACGACC GCACGGGCTCAAGCTGCACCTTGGACGGCCAGGTGTTCGCGGACCGGGATGTGTGGAAGCCGGAGCCATGCCAGATCTGTGTGTGCGACAGCGGCACGGTGATGTGCGATGAAGTCATCTGCGAGGACACAACCGACTGCCCCAACCCCGTCATCCCTCATGATGAGTGTTGCCCTATCTGCCCCGATGATG GATTCCAGGAGCCCGAG GGACCCAAGGGAGAGCGTGGACCCAAGGGAGACAGG GGTCTTCCTGGTCCTCCTGGCAACGATGGTATCCCCGGCCAGCCCGGACCAGCCGGTCCTCCCGGCCCTCCTGGACCTCCCGGCCTTGGTGGA AACTTCTCCCCTCAGATGTCCGGTGGCTATGATGACAAATCCCCTGCCATGCCTGTGCCTGGACCCATG GGCCCAATGGGACCCCGTGGACCCCCTGGATCTCCTGGCGCTAGC GGACCTCAGGGATTCACTGGTCCCCCTGGTGAGCCCGGTGAGCCCGGACCTTCT GGTGCCATGGGTCCTCGTGGCCCCGCCGGCCCCCCTGGAAAGAATGGAGAGGAT GGTGAGTCTGGCAAACCTGGTCGTGGCGGTGAGCGTGGACCTTCTGGCCCACAG GGCGCTCGTGGTTTCCCAGGAACCCCTGGTCTGCCTGGAATCAAGGGACACAGA GGATTCAGTGGTCTGGATGGTGCCAAGGGAGACAGTGGTCCTGCTGGACCCAAG GGAGAGGCTGGATCCCCTGGTGAGAACGGAACCCCTGGTGCTATG GGACCTCGTGGTCTCCCTGGTGAGAGAGGCCGTGCTGGTGCTAATGGAGCTGCT GGAGCTCGTGGTAACgatggtgctgctggtgctgctggaccTCCC GGTCCCACTGGCCCAGCTGGACCTCCTGGATTCCCTGGTGGCCCTGGAGCTAAG GGTGAAGCCGGACCTCAGGGTGCTCGTGGAGCCGAGGGACCTGCTGGATCCCGTGGTGAGCCTGGTAACCCCGGACCCGCTGGCGCTGCCGGACCTTCT GGAAACCCTGGAGCTGATGGAGCCCCTGGAGCTaagggaagccct GGTGCTGCTGGAGTTGCTGGAGCTCCCGGATTCCCCGGACCCCGTGGACCTTCCGGACCTCAGGGTGCTGCTGGTGCCCCTGGACCCAAGGGTAACACT GGCGAGGTTGGTGCCCCAGGAGCTAAGGGAGAGGCCGGTGCTAAGGGAGAGGCT GGTGCTCCAGGAGTTCAGGGACCCCCAGGACCTTCTGGTGAGGAGGGCAagagaggagcaagaggagagCCTGGTGCTGCAGGAGGCCGTGGAGCTCCTGGAGAGAGA gGTGCCCCTGGTGGTCGTGGTTTCCCTGGTTCTGATGGCGCTGCTGGACCCAAA GGCGCCAATGGTGAGCGTGGAAGCCCTGGTGTTGTTGGACCTAAAGGTGCCACTGGTGAGCCTGGCCGCAGTGGTGAGCCCGGTTTGCCTGGAGCTAAG GGTATGACTGGCAGCCCTGGTAGCCCTGGACCTGATGGCAAGACTGGAGCTGCT GGAGCCCCTGGACAAGATGGACGCCCCGGACCTCCTGGCTCTGTTGGAGCTAGAGGCCAGCCTGGAGTCATGGGATTCCCCGGACCCAAGGGAGCAGCT GGTGAGCCCGGAAAGCCTGGTGAGAGAGGAGTAATGGGACCCACTGGTCTTACT GGTGCACCTGGAAAAGATGGTGACGTTGGTGCTCAGGGTCCCGCTGGACCTGCT GGTCCTGCtggtgagagaggagagcagggacCTGCTGGAGGTCCTGGATTCCAGGGTCTTCCAGGACCCCAGGGTTCTGTTGGTGAGACTGGCAAGCCTGGAGAGCAG GGTCTGCCCGGTGAGGCTGGAGCCCCAGGACCTGCTGGAGCTAGA GGCGACAGAGGTTTCCCCGGTGAGCGTGGTGCACCTGGCCCCGTTGGACCCGCTGGTGCCCGTGGTTCTCCCGGATCTGCTGGAAACGATGGTGCTAAG GGAGATGCTGGAGCCCCTGGTGCTCCTGGAGCACAGGGTGCCCCTGGACTGCAGGGAATGCCTGGTGAGCGTGGTGCCGCTGGTCTTCCAGGACTGAGGGGTGACAGA GGTGACCAAGGAGCCAAGGGTACTGATGGCGCCCCTGGTAAGGATGGTGCTCGTGGTTTGACTGGACCAATTGGTCTTCCTGGACCTGCTGGAGCCACTGGAGACAAGGGAGAGCCTGGTGCTGCTGGACCTCTTGGACCTGCTGGAGCCCGTGGAGCCCCT GGTGAGCGTGGAGAGGCTGGACCACCTGGACCAGCTGGATTCGCTGGACCTCCT GGTGCTGATGGACAGCCTGGTGCTAAGGGAGAGGCTGGAGACAATGGTGCTAAGGGAGATTCTGGTCCCCCTGGCGCTGCTGGACCCACTGGTGCCCCTGGACCTCAG GGTCCTGTTGGAAACACTGGTGCCAAGGGAGCCCGTGGACCCGCTGGACCTCCT GGTGCTACTGGCTTCCCTGGTGCTGCTGGCAGAGTTGGACCTCCCGGCCCCTCT GGCAACCCTGGACCTCCTGGACCCGCTGGACCTAGTGGCAAAGAGGGACCCAAAGGAAACCGTGGTGAGACTGGACCTGCTGGTCGCCCTGGTGAGTTGGGTGCTGCTGGACCCCCAGGAACTCCTGGAGAGAAGGGTAGCCCTGGTGCCGAAGGTTCTTCT GGTTCTCCTGGTCTGCCTGGTCCTCAGGGTATTGCTGGACAGCGTGGTATTGTTGGTTTGcctggacagagaggagagagaggtttCCCTGGCCTGCCTGGACCTTCT GGAGAGGTTGGAAAGCAGGGACCAAGCGGACCCGGTGGCGAGCGCGGACCTCCCGGACCTATGGGACCACCTGGACTGGCTGGAGCCCCTGGCGAGCCTGGACGTGAG GGAACCCCTGGTAACGAGGGATCAGCTGGTCGTGACGGAGCCCCTGGACCCAAG GGAGATCGTGGAGAGACTGGACCCTCTGGAGCCCCTGGTGCCCCTGGACCCCCTGGTGCCCCTGGACCCGTTGGACCTGCTGGAAAGAGCGGTGACCGTGGAGAGACT GGACCTGCTGGccctgctggtgctgctggccCTGCTGGACCTCGTGGCCCCGCT GGACCTGCCGGACTTCGCGGAGACAAGGGAGAGACTGGAGAGGCTGGAGAGAGAGGCATGAAGGGACACAGAGGATTCACTGGCATGCAAGGACCTCCCGGACCTGCT GGAGCTTCTGGAGAGACTGGACCCGCTGGTACTGCTGGACCCGCTGGACCTAGA GGTCCTTCTGGATCTGCTGGTTCTCCTGGTAAGGATGGTATGAGTGGCCTGCCTGGACCCACTGGACCTCCTGGACCTCGTGGACGTTCTGGCGAGATGGGACCTGCT GGTCCTCCTGGACCCCCTGGACCTCCTGGAGCACCCGGTGCCCCCGGTGGCGGATTTGACCTTGGCTTCATTGCCCAGCCTCAGGAGAAGGCCCCCGATCCCTACCGCATGTTCCGCGCTGATGATGCTAATGTTCTTCGTGACCGCGACCTGGAGGTGGACAGCACCCTCAAGAGCCTCAGCCAGCAGATCGAGCAGATCCGCAGCCCCGACGGTACTCGCAAGAACCCCGCCAGAACCTGCCGCGACCTCAAGATGTGCCACCCTGACTGGAAGAGCG GCGAGTACTGGATTGACCCTGACCAGGGCTGCACTCAGGACGCTATCAAGGTCTACTGCAACATGGAGACCGGAGAGACCTGTGTATCCCCAACTCAGCGCGAGATTGCCAAGAAGAACTGGTACACAAGCAAGAACATCAAGGAGAAGAAGCATGTCTGGTTCGGAGAGGCTATGAACGGTGGCTTCCAG tTCGAGTACGGCAGCGAGGGCTCTCAGCCAGAGGATGTCAACATCCAGATGACCTTCCTGCGTCTTATGTCCACCGAGGCATCTCAGAACATCACCTACCACTGCAAGAACAGCATCGCCTACATGGACGCCTCTACCAGCAACCTCAAGAAGGCCGTGCACCTTGGCGGCTCCAACGAGATCGAGATCAGAGCCGAGGGCAACAGTCGCTTCACCTACAGCGTCCTGGAGGATGGATGCACG TCACACACCGGTACATGGGGCAAGACAGTCATTGAGTACAAGACATCGAAAACATCTCGCCTGCCCATCATTGATATTGCTCCTATGGATGTTGGTGCTCCAGACCAAGAGTTCGGCCTTGAAGTTGGACCCGTCTGTTTCTTGTAA